A single region of the Pseudomonas solani genome encodes:
- a CDS encoding IS481 family transposase — MPWNTRDAMSLKEEFIALALQPDSNRRELCRRFGISPQTAYKWLKRYEQSGRDGLHEKSRRPLNSPKRTPPALETEVVALRQAHPAWGGRKISHVLNCGIAPSTVTNVLHRHLLILPPEKEAKKPWQRFEHEAPNDLWQMDFKGYFPTQQGQCHPLTVVDDHSRFNLAIQACANERKETVQEKLSEVFRRYGLPARINTDNGSPWGSPRNPGELSELGVWLVRLGIRLSFSRPYHPQTNGKNERFHRALKAEVLKGKHFHDLIEAQAAFDQWREIYNLQRPHEALGYQVPMERYRTSPWPFPEKLEDFEYALDDEVTKVYHSRFRFRKHYFRIAKGLAGHLIAIRPRPESEVLYDVYFCHQFLRTIDLNNPDYGP; from the coding sequence ATGCCTTGGAACACGAGAGACGCCATGAGCTTGAAAGAGGAATTCATTGCGTTGGCCTTACAGCCTGACAGCAACAGGCGAGAACTGTGCCGACGCTTCGGTATCAGCCCGCAAACGGCTTACAAGTGGCTTAAGCGATACGAACAGAGCGGGAGAGATGGCCTGCACGAGAAATCCCGCCGGCCGCTCAATAGCCCCAAGCGGACCCCTCCCGCGCTGGAAACGGAGGTGGTTGCGTTGCGTCAGGCGCATCCTGCGTGGGGCGGACGCAAGATCAGCCATGTCCTTAACTGCGGTATTGCCCCCAGCACTGTGACTAACGTCCTGCACCGCCATCTGCTGATCCTGCCGCCTGAAAAGGAAGCCAAGAAGCCCTGGCAGCGCTTCGAGCACGAGGCCCCCAATGACCTCTGGCAGATGGATTTCAAGGGCTACTTTCCGACCCAGCAAGGCCAGTGTCATCCGTTGACGGTTGTGGATGACCATTCCCGCTTCAACCTGGCGATCCAGGCCTGCGCCAATGAGCGCAAGGAAACGGTTCAGGAAAAGCTGAGCGAAGTCTTCCGCCGCTATGGTTTGCCTGCCCGAATCAACACCGATAACGGCTCCCCTTGGGGCTCGCCACGTAATCCGGGTGAACTATCCGAGCTGGGTGTTTGGCTGGTCCGGCTGGGCATTCGCCTGAGCTTCAGCCGGCCTTACCATCCACAAACCAATGGCAAAAACGAGCGCTTTCATCGCGCGCTCAAAGCTGAAGTACTCAAGGGAAAGCACTTTCACGACTTGATCGAAGCCCAGGCTGCTTTCGATCAATGGAGGGAGATCTACAACCTTCAACGGCCCCACGAAGCGCTGGGCTATCAGGTTCCCATGGAGCGATACCGCACAAGCCCCTGGCCATTTCCAGAAAAACTGGAGGACTTCGAATATGCCCTGGATGACGAAGTGACAAAGGTTTATCACAGCCGATTCCGCTTTAGAAAACACTACTTCCGCATCGCCAAGGGGCTTGCTGGGCACCTGATCGCTATACGTCCCAGGCCTGAAAGCGAGGTGTTGTACGACGTGTACTTCTGCCATCAATTTCTACGAACTATCGACCTGAACAACCCTGACTACGGACCATAA
- a CDS encoding TetR family transcriptional regulator — protein sequence MRRTKEEAEKTRSDILAAAEVLFLENGVAHTSLEQIARAAGVTRGAVYWHFQNKAHLFHEMLNQVRLPPEQMAQRLHGAEGRDLLQSLLELCVEAITSLALDEQRHRIFNILLHRCEFTEELREAEDRHNAFVNQFIDLCEELFARPGCVERLMDGLTPRLASRALHAQVIGLFTDWTRDPELFDPQREAGILVGTLFRGMFRDWDQGA from the coding sequence ATGCGCAGAACCAAAGAAGAAGCGGAGAAAACCCGCAGCGATATCCTGGCTGCCGCCGAGGTGCTCTTCCTCGAGAACGGTGTCGCCCACACGTCCCTCGAGCAGATCGCCCGGGCGGCGGGCGTCACCCGTGGCGCCGTTTACTGGCACTTCCAGAACAAGGCCCACCTGTTCCACGAGATGCTCAACCAGGTGCGCCTGCCCCCGGAGCAGATGGCCCAGCGCCTGCACGGCGCCGAAGGCCGCGACCTGCTGCAGTCGCTGCTGGAGCTGTGCGTGGAGGCCATCACCAGCCTGGCCCTGGACGAGCAGCGCCATCGCATCTTCAACATCCTCCTGCACCGCTGCGAGTTCACCGAGGAACTGCGCGAGGCGGAGGATCGCCACAACGCCTTCGTCAATCAGTTCATCGACCTGTGCGAGGAGCTCTTCGCCCGCCCCGGCTGCGTCGAGCGGCTGATGGACGGCCTCACCCCGCGCCTGGCCTCGCGCGCGTTGCACGCGCAGGTGATCGGGCTGTTCACCGACTGGACGCGCGACCCCGAGCTGTTCGATCCACAGCGCGAGGCCGGCATCCTGGTCGGCACCCTGTTCCGCGGCATGTTCCGCGACTGGGACCAGGGCGCCTGA
- a CDS encoding efflux RND transporter periplasmic adaptor subunit: MPLSPSFILSLRVFAFGLMSLGTVAEAADAPAKAAPPPPEVLVETVKTAPLPMTLEYAGRTAGYREVEVRAQVSGILQERTYQEGSKVQRGQVLFRIDPRTYQAALGSAKGALAQEQARYRQTERDLKRIRELQKKGFASESELDNAVSNYEQSKANVQAAEANVQAKQIDLDYTTVKAPITGMTSKETRSEGSLVVAGDPNSSLLTQLTQLDPIYVNFGYPDTEAERIREDVQTGKLTLPEGGKMAAVLKFGDGSTYPLEGRVDFTDSFVNTGTGTVSARAVVPNPEQKLLPGQFVRVLVKGLSRPKAITVPERALAQGPRGTFVYVVDKDGVARMREVKTGDTSEGRWVIESGIAEGDRVIVEGLPKVRPDSPVKAVEAKDKPADQPQQS, translated from the coding sequence ATGCCGCTTTCACCCTCTTTCATCCTTTCGCTGCGCGTCTTCGCTTTCGGCCTGATGTCCCTGGGCACGGTCGCCGAAGCGGCGGATGCCCCGGCCAAGGCGGCACCACCGCCACCCGAGGTGCTGGTTGAAACGGTGAAGACCGCGCCCCTGCCGATGACCCTGGAATACGCCGGGCGCACCGCCGGCTATCGCGAGGTGGAAGTGCGCGCCCAGGTCAGCGGCATCCTCCAGGAGCGCACCTACCAGGAGGGCAGCAAGGTGCAGCGCGGCCAGGTGCTGTTCCGCATCGACCCGCGCACCTACCAGGCCGCCCTCGGCAGCGCCAAGGGCGCCCTGGCCCAGGAGCAGGCGCGCTACCGCCAGACCGAGCGCGACCTCAAGCGCATCCGCGAACTGCAGAAGAAGGGCTTCGCCAGCGAGAGCGAGCTGGACAATGCCGTCTCCAACTACGAACAGAGCAAGGCCAACGTGCAGGCCGCCGAAGCCAACGTGCAGGCCAAGCAGATCGACCTCGACTACACCACGGTGAAGGCGCCCATCACCGGCATGACCAGCAAGGAGACCCGCTCCGAGGGCAGCCTGGTGGTGGCCGGTGATCCCAATTCCAGCCTGCTCACCCAACTCACCCAGCTCGACCCCATCTACGTCAACTTCGGCTACCCGGACACCGAGGCCGAGCGCATCCGCGAGGACGTGCAGACCGGCAAGCTGACCCTGCCCGAGGGCGGCAAGATGGCCGCCGTGCTCAAGTTCGGCGATGGCTCCACCTACCCGCTGGAAGGCCGCGTCGACTTCACCGACAGCTTCGTCAACACCGGCACCGGCACCGTCAGTGCCCGCGCCGTGGTGCCCAACCCCGAGCAGAAGCTGCTGCCCGGGCAGTTCGTGCGGGTGCTGGTCAAGGGGCTGAGCCGGCCCAAGGCGATCACCGTGCCCGAGCGCGCCCTGGCCCAGGGGCCGCGCGGCACCTTCGTCTACGTGGTGGACAAGGACGGCGTGGCGCGCATGCGCGAGGTCAAGACCGGCGACACCTCCGAGGGGCGCTGGGTCATCGAGTCCGGCATCGCCGAAGGCGACCGGGTGATAGTCGAGGGCCTGCCCAAGGTCAGGCCCGATTCGCCGGTCAAGGCCGTCGAAGCGAAGGACAAGCCCGCCGACCAGCCGCAACAATCCTGA
- a CDS encoding heavy-metal-associated domain-containing protein, protein MQILKVSGMSCGHCVRAITQSLQARDPAAEVQVDLGAGEVRVASRLSLDEVLAAIREEGYQAAAA, encoded by the coding sequence ATGCAGATTCTCAAGGTAAGCGGCATGTCCTGCGGCCACTGCGTCCGCGCCATCACCCAGTCGCTGCAGGCCCGCGACCCGGCGGCGGAAGTCCAGGTGGACCTGGGTGCCGGCGAGGTGCGGGTGGCCAGCCGGCTGTCCCTGGACGAGGTCCTGGCGGCGATCCGCGAGGAGGGCTACCAGGCCGCGGCGGCCTGA